The genomic DNA TATGCAACTTTATTTAGTGGTTTTTATATTCCGTTTGTATTTATGCTTCTTGCTTTAATTTTAAGAGGTGTTTCCTTTAAATTTCGTGCGAAAATAGATAATCATAAATGGAAGAGTGCGTGGGATTGGGGGATGTTTATTGGAAGTATGTTACCTCCTATCCTTTGGGGAGTTGCGATTGCAAACTTTATGGTAGGTGTACCTATTGATGAGAGTAAAAATGTTGTAGGTGGATTCCTGCAATTACTTCATCCATTTGCGTTACTTGGGGGAGTAATGTTTCTCCTACTATGTATTGTTCACGGATTACAATTTCTTACGATACGTACAACTGGTAAATTGAGAGAACGTGCACGAATTGCTGCAATAAAAATTGCACCATTTTCATTAATTACACTTCTTGTTTTTGCTGGTGTGGGGTTATGGAAAACCGACATTTTCACTGCTCATGGAACAGAATGGATTATGGTACCAATCGGAGCTTTTGTAGCACTATTAGTGTCCACTTTATTAAATAAAAGAAGAAGAGATGGTTGGGCTTTCTTTATGACGAGTTTAACAATCATTTTACTAAGTGCGAGTGTATTTATCGGTATGTTCCCACGTGTTATGATTAGCTCTTTAGGAGCAATGAATGATTTGACAATTTACAACGCAGCATCAGGAGCTTATGCATTAAAACTTATGACTTACTTTGCGATTGCTATTTTGCCTTTCGTTATCGGAAGTCAAATATGGAGTTATTATGTATTTAGACAACCTGTTAAGTCAGACAACGATTTGGAGTACTAATGAAAAGAAAAAGAGGACTTCCGTCTTATCCCGGTAGCCGTATTTTATATGTAGCGTTAACGATTATTAGTATTTTAGAAGCTTTTAGTATTATTGCGCAAACAATCTTTTTAGCACGAGCTATTACGTTTTTATTTCATGGAGAGACAGTACAAACAATATTAAGTGAAATTGTTTATTTTGGTATCGCGTTTGCAGCGCGTCACATAGTAGTTCGAACATCACAAATATTAGTGGAACGTTTTGCCGAAAAAACAGGGTCGTTACTAAGAAAACAATTGATAGAGGCATATTTCACATTAGGTCCAAGGTATGTTCAAACGGTTGGAACTGGTCATCTGGTTACCTTATCAATTGAGGGGATTGAGAAATTTAAAACATATATTGAATTAACGATTCCTAAAATGATTAGAAGCAGTATCGTTCCAGGTCTAATTGTACTATATGTTTTTACGCTAGATATTGAGTCTGGAATCATTTTAGTTGTAACGATTCCTATCGTGATCATATTTATGATTCTTCTCGGATTAGCAGCGCAAAAAATGGCAGATAGTCAGTATGAGATATATCGTGTACTTTCGAACCATTTTGTAGATACGTTAAAAGGTTTAGAAACATTAAAGTATTTAGGGAAAAGTGAACAGCACGAAGGAAAGATTGAAAAAGTAAGTAAAAGATATAGAAAAGCAACGATGCGTACTTTGCGAGTTGCTTTTCTTTCTTCTTTTGCATTAGATTTCTTTACGAGTTTATCAATCGCGTTTGTGGCAGTCGGATTAGGGATACGCTTAATAGATGGAACGATTATACTATTACCAGCCCTTACAATTTTGATTTTAGCTCCGGAATATTTTCTGCC from Bacillus cereus G9842 includes the following:
- the cydD gene encoding thiol reductant ABC exporter subunit CydD, yielding MKRKRGLPSYPGSRILYVALTIISILEAFSIIAQTIFLARAITFLFHGETVQTILSEIVYFGIAFAARHIVVRTSQILVERFAEKTGSLLRKQLIEAYFTLGPRYVQTVGTGHLVTLSIEGIEKFKTYIELTIPKMIRSSIVPGLIVLYVFTLDIESGIILVVTIPIVIIFMILLGLAAQKMADSQYEIYRVLSNHFVDTLKGLETLKYLGKSEQHEGKIEKVSKRYRKATMRTLRVAFLSSFALDFFTSLSIAFVAVGLGIRLIDGTIILLPALTILILAPEYFLPIKQVGANYHATLDGQIAMEQIEEILQQQKGIEKKDLNEDIVWNASSSLKLQDIKVNNTESEKAILERINFTWEGNGAIGVIGESGAGKSTLIDVLAGFLSPSSGKMLVNGLEVDGSTREDWQKNIAYIPQQPYIFPLSLKDNIRFYETKATDEEVERVINEVGLRSLVTSLPNGMHERIGEGGRMLSGGQEQRVAMARALLSKKPIILLDEPTAHLDIETEFEIKQAMLRLFNGKLVFLATHRLHWMKQMDHILILNKGEMKESGTYEELLESETLHFHREERGEK
- the cydB gene encoding cytochrome d ubiquinol oxidase subunit II: MLSLNELWFLVIAILFVGFFVLEGFDFGVGMVSRFLGKNDFEKRVYLNTIGPFWHANEVWLVCAGGAMFAAFPHWYATLFSGFYIPFVFMLLALILRGVSFKFRAKIDNHKWKSAWDWGMFIGSMLPPILWGVAIANFMVGVPIDESKNVVGGFLQLLHPFALLGGVMFLLLCIVHGLQFLTIRTTGKLRERARIAAIKIAPFSLITLLVFAGVGLWKTDIFTAHGTEWIMVPIGAFVALLVSTLLNKRRRDGWAFFMTSLTIILLSASVFIGMFPRVMISSLGAMNDLTIYNAASGAYALKLMTYFAIAILPFVIGSQIWSYYVFRQPVKSDNDLEY